In Corylus avellana chromosome ca2, CavTom2PMs-1.0, the following proteins share a genomic window:
- the LOC132170733 gene encoding transcription factor bHLH121 isoform X3, with translation MREREREMDQRKMDNFAADSAPSTSQPPNRSHGTHPDPRQGVDGEIKDPVTARKVQKADREKLRRDRLNEQFLELGNTLDPDRPKNDKATILADTIQVLKDLTAEVNRLKTECTGLTEESHELMQEKNELREEKSSLKSDIENLNVQYQQRLRVMFPWAAIDPSVVMGPPYSYPIPVPVPAGPIPMHPSLQPFPFFGNQNHGAIANPCSTFIPYPTPPNPPMEQPPAPYASTSQISSKQDPKSKSPDHQKASNVERCDDSNDVATKLELKMPGSSAQQDLSSVGRKGKQSQRKDRSVTENGSSSSIELLTF, from the exons atgcgagagagagagagagaaatggatcAACGAAAGATGGACAATTTTGCAGCGGACTCGGCGCCGTCGACTTCTCAACCTCCCAATCGCTCCCACGGCACGCACCCAGAtcccag ACAAGGGGTTGATGGGGAAATAAAGGACCCAGTTACGGCAAGGAAAGTTCAGAAGGCTGACCGTGAGAAGTTGAGGAGGGATCGATTGAATGAGCAATTTCTCGAGCTGGGGAACACATTAG ATCCAGATAGGCCCAAGAATGACAAGGCAACAATCCTTGCAGACACGATCCAAGTGCTCAAGGATTTAACTGCTGAAGTCAACAGACTAAAGACCGAGTGTACAGGACTTACTGAAGAATCACATGAG CTAATGCAGGAGAAGAATGAGCTCAGAGAAGAGAAGTCATCATTAAAATCTGATATTGAAAATCTAAATGTTCAGTATCAGCAAAGACTCAGGGTTATGTTCCCATGGGCTGCCATTGATCCTTCTGTTGTTATGGGTCCACCTTATTCGTACCCAATTCCTGTCCCTGTCCCTGCTGGTCCGATCCCTATGCACCCATCTCTGCAGCCCTTTCCCTTCTTTGGAAATCAGAATCATGGTGCCATTGCTAATCCGTGTTCAACTTTCATCCCCTATCCAACTCCTCCCAACCCTCCAATGGAGCAGCCACCGGCCCCATATGCGTCCACTTCCCAGATTTCAAGCAAACAAGATCCCAAAAGTAAATCACCAGATCATCAAAAGGCCAGCAATGTTGAAAGATGTGATGATTCTAACGATGTGGCAACAAAACTTGAACTGAAGATGCCTGGATCATCTGCACAACAG GATTTATCTTCTGTAGGAAGGAAGGGCAAGCAATCACAGAGAAAAGACAGAAGTGTCACTGAAAATGGCTCTTCAAGCAG CATCGAACTGCTAACCTTTTGA
- the LOC132170733 gene encoding transcription factor bHLH121 isoform X1 — MREREREMDQRKMDNFAADSAPSTSQPPNRSHGTHPDPRQGVDGEIKDPVTARKVQKADREKLRRDRLNEQFLELGNTLDPDRPKNDKATILADTIQVLKDLTAEVNRLKTECTGLTEESHELMQEKNELREEKSSLKSDIENLNVQYQQRLRVMFPWAAIDPSVVMGPPYSYPIPVPVPAGPIPMHPSLQPFPFFGNQNHGAIANPCSTFIPYPTPPNPPMEQPPAPYASTSQISSKQDPKSKSPDHQKASNVERCDDSNDVATKLELKMPGSSAQQDLSSVGRKGKQSQRKDRSVTENGSSSRYSSSQGLQDSPSNSVGDMPKSKN; from the exons atgcgagagagagagagagaaatggatcAACGAAAGATGGACAATTTTGCAGCGGACTCGGCGCCGTCGACTTCTCAACCTCCCAATCGCTCCCACGGCACGCACCCAGAtcccag ACAAGGGGTTGATGGGGAAATAAAGGACCCAGTTACGGCAAGGAAAGTTCAGAAGGCTGACCGTGAGAAGTTGAGGAGGGATCGATTGAATGAGCAATTTCTCGAGCTGGGGAACACATTAG ATCCAGATAGGCCCAAGAATGACAAGGCAACAATCCTTGCAGACACGATCCAAGTGCTCAAGGATTTAACTGCTGAAGTCAACAGACTAAAGACCGAGTGTACAGGACTTACTGAAGAATCACATGAG CTAATGCAGGAGAAGAATGAGCTCAGAGAAGAGAAGTCATCATTAAAATCTGATATTGAAAATCTAAATGTTCAGTATCAGCAAAGACTCAGGGTTATGTTCCCATGGGCTGCCATTGATCCTTCTGTTGTTATGGGTCCACCTTATTCGTACCCAATTCCTGTCCCTGTCCCTGCTGGTCCGATCCCTATGCACCCATCTCTGCAGCCCTTTCCCTTCTTTGGAAATCAGAATCATGGTGCCATTGCTAATCCGTGTTCAACTTTCATCCCCTATCCAACTCCTCCCAACCCTCCAATGGAGCAGCCACCGGCCCCATATGCGTCCACTTCCCAGATTTCAAGCAAACAAGATCCCAAAAGTAAATCACCAGATCATCAAAAGGCCAGCAATGTTGAAAGATGTGATGATTCTAACGATGTGGCAACAAAACTTGAACTGAAGATGCCTGGATCATCTGCACAACAG GATTTATCTTCTGTAGGAAGGAAGGGCAAGCAATCACAGAGAAAAGACAGAAGTGTCACTGAAAATGGCTCTTCAAGCAGGTATTCTTCATCTCAAGGTCTTCAAGATAGCCCCTCCAACAGTGTGGGTGACATGCCAAAGTCCAAAAACTGA
- the LOC132170733 gene encoding transcription factor bHLH121 isoform X2 has protein sequence MGKLEKVHSVYRREKEKKNPVRTWNLKLKRQGVDGEIKDPVTARKVQKADREKLRRDRLNEQFLELGNTLDPDRPKNDKATILADTIQVLKDLTAEVNRLKTECTGLTEESHELMQEKNELREEKSSLKSDIENLNVQYQQRLRVMFPWAAIDPSVVMGPPYSYPIPVPVPAGPIPMHPSLQPFPFFGNQNHGAIANPCSTFIPYPTPPNPPMEQPPAPYASTSQISSKQDPKSKSPDHQKASNVERCDDSNDVATKLELKMPGSSAQQDLSSVGRKGKQSQRKDRSVTENGSSSRYSSSQGLQDSPSNSVGDMPKSKN, from the exons ATGGGAAAGCTTGAAAAAGTGCACTCAGTTTACagaagggaaaaggaaaagaaaaacccagTAAGAACATGGAATTTGAAACTCAAAAG ACAAGGGGTTGATGGGGAAATAAAGGACCCAGTTACGGCAAGGAAAGTTCAGAAGGCTGACCGTGAGAAGTTGAGGAGGGATCGATTGAATGAGCAATTTCTCGAGCTGGGGAACACATTAG ATCCAGATAGGCCCAAGAATGACAAGGCAACAATCCTTGCAGACACGATCCAAGTGCTCAAGGATTTAACTGCTGAAGTCAACAGACTAAAGACCGAGTGTACAGGACTTACTGAAGAATCACATGAG CTAATGCAGGAGAAGAATGAGCTCAGAGAAGAGAAGTCATCATTAAAATCTGATATTGAAAATCTAAATGTTCAGTATCAGCAAAGACTCAGGGTTATGTTCCCATGGGCTGCCATTGATCCTTCTGTTGTTATGGGTCCACCTTATTCGTACCCAATTCCTGTCCCTGTCCCTGCTGGTCCGATCCCTATGCACCCATCTCTGCAGCCCTTTCCCTTCTTTGGAAATCAGAATCATGGTGCCATTGCTAATCCGTGTTCAACTTTCATCCCCTATCCAACTCCTCCCAACCCTCCAATGGAGCAGCCACCGGCCCCATATGCGTCCACTTCCCAGATTTCAAGCAAACAAGATCCCAAAAGTAAATCACCAGATCATCAAAAGGCCAGCAATGTTGAAAGATGTGATGATTCTAACGATGTGGCAACAAAACTTGAACTGAAGATGCCTGGATCATCTGCACAACAG GATTTATCTTCTGTAGGAAGGAAGGGCAAGCAATCACAGAGAAAAGACAGAAGTGTCACTGAAAATGGCTCTTCAAGCAGGTATTCTTCATCTCAAGGTCTTCAAGATAGCCCCTCCAACAGTGTGGGTGACATGCCAAAGTCCAAAAACTGA